GCGGTGAGGTGCGCAACTCGGTTCGCCGGGTGCTCGACGGCATGTACTTGCCGACCGGTTACACGTGGTCGTTCGGCGAGGCTTTCGAGGAGGAAGACCGCACCCAGGCCGAGCTGCTCATCAATCTGCTCCTGGCGCTCGTGCTGGTCTACCTGGTGATGGCGGCCTTGTTCGAGAGCCTGCTGCATCCGTTCGCGATCATGTTCGCCTTGCCCTTCGCCTTCGTAGGCATCGCGGTCACGTGTCTCTTGACCGGCTCGCCCTTCAACCTGATGGCCCAGATCGGCATCCTGATCCTGGTCGGGATCGTGGTGAACAACGGGATCGTCCTGGTCCATCACGTTCACCAGTTGCGCGAGCGCGGCGTGGAGCGCACGCGCGCGATCCTCGACGCGGCCCACGACCGGCTGCGGCCGATTCTCATGACCATGCTGTGCACCGTGCTCGGCATGCTGCCGCTCGCGATCGGCGGCAACCACGTCGGCGACGTCCTCTACTACCCGCTGGCACGCGCGGTGATGGGCGGGCTCGTCGCCTCCACGCTGCTGACGCTGCTGCTGGTGCCCTGCCTCTACACGCTGCTCGAAGACGGCGCGGCTCTGGTCGCGCGCGTGTGGCGATCGGGCCCCCGCGGCGCGGCTCCGGCCACGGCGCCCGTCGCCGCTCCGGCAACCAACTCCTAGGCCACGCCACCTCCGCGCGCCAGGCCCGCGGACGTGATAGGGTCCCCTGCGCATGCGGCTCCTGCGAACTGCGTTCGTGCTCCTCGCTGTTGCCTCGACACTCGGCGCGCTCACTTACGCCGCGAGCCGTCCCGCGCCGCCCCTGGTCGGTCTCCAGGCGATCAAGACGCCCGCCCGGGCGGGCTCGGGACAGCCTTATCTGGCGATCGCGGCCGACGGCAGCGTGTTCCTCAGCTGGCTCGAAGTCGCGGACAGCGCTCGGCGAGCCCTCAAGGTGTCGCGCCTGACCAACAACGCGTGGGGCACGCCGTACACCGTCGCCCAAGGGGACTCGTTCTTCGTCAACTGGGCGGACGTTCCCGTGGTGGCCGCGCTCGGCAGCAACAACCTCATGGTGGCCTGGCTCTGGATGAGCGGCGGGGATCGATCCGCGTACCACGTTCGTGTGTCGGGCTCGGTCGACGGGGGCCGTCGGTGGACCCTGCCGATCATCCCGCATCGCGATGACACCCCCACCGAGCACGGCTTCGTTTCGATCGTGCTCGCGGAGGAGCGCGGCGCCCGCGTGTTCTGGCTCGACGGGCGGAAGTATGCCCAAGCCACTCGAGGAGACAGCGCCGCGCCCGAGCACGGCCACGGGGAGACATCGCTGCGCACCGCATGGGTGGCTTTCGACGGGGCGATGAAGGACGAGCTCGAGGTCGACAACCGCGTCTGCGACTGCTGCCCCACCACTGCCGTGGGTCGCGGCGCGGGCGCCTTGATCGCCTACCGCGACCGCACGAAGGACGAGGTGCGCGACATCTCGATCGCCTGGCTCGACGAGAAGGGCTGGAGCGATCCCGCTCCGGTGCACGCCGATGGCTGGAAGACGCCATCTTGTCCGGTCAACGGACCCGCCATGGACGCCATCAAGGACCACGTCGCGGTGGCGTGGTACACCGAGCGGGGTGACAGCTCGCGGGCGTACGTGGCTTTCTCCGGCACCCACGGACGAAGCTTCGGGCTGCCGATCCGGGTCGACGACGGGGATCCTCTGGGCCGGATGAGCGTGGTGCTGCTCGAGGATGGATCCGCGCTGGTGGGGTGGCTGGAGACTCGAGGAACCGCAGGAATGTTCCGGGTGCGGCGCGTCGGCCCGAACGGTCAGGTGGGCCCTTCGATGACCATTGCGCGTACCACCTCGAACCGCGCCTCGGGCTATCCCCGCATGGTGCGGACCCGGGACCGGATCATCTTCGCCTGGACCGCGACCGAGGGAACCCCTCAGGTCCAGGTGGCGGCGGCGCGCGTCCGGCCTTAGAATGCGGCCAGCGCCCTCCGAGGGCCTACCACCAGGACCCCCCGGAGGGCTCGATGTTTTCCACGCAAGAATCCGCCACGACGATTTCCGAATCCGACGCAACGCCCCCCTCGACCGCGCCCCGCTGGCGGCAGCACTTGGCTCGTTTCGCCGCGCGACTCCCGAACAAGTTCCGGCGCGCCCTCACGAGCCGTAAGACCCTCGCTCTTTTCCTGATCGCGTTGCTCGGGAAGCTCGCGTTCTACGGCGTCCTGGCCTGGCAGGTGCTCATCCGGAGCTGAGGCGCCGACTGCTTGTAACTTCTTGCTCTCCCCGGGGAGAGTAGGGAATTACATTCGAGTGGTGCGCACGTACGTCCTTCGCCGGCTGCTGCACACCATCCCATTGCTCCTGGGTGTGATCACGATCTCCTGGGGCCTGATGCAGCTCGTGCCGAGGCGCTCTGGAGCCAGGATCAGTACCTGGCGATCGGCGGGATCGTCATGGTCTCGGCCATGCTGGTGCTCGGGAACCTGATCGCGGACCTCCTGCTCGCGGCCACGGATCCGCGCATCGCCTTCGAGTGAAATGGACTCCTAATCCCAGCGGAACCAGGCGAGCGCGAGCGCGAAGCTCACCACCGTCCAGGCCAGGAGAACACCCAGCTGCGGGCTCACCTGCGCGAACGTGGCGCCTTCGTTCATCAACGCGCGATAGGCGTCGTTGGCCGCGGTGAGCGGCAGCGCGCGAATGAAGGGCTGCAGGAAAGCAGGGAAGCGGTCGGCCGAGAAGAAGCTTCCCGACAAGAGCCACATCGGCATCATGACGACGTTCATCAGCCCCGACACCGCCTCGATCGTGCGAGCGCGGCATGCCACCAGCAGTCCGAGGGCCGAGAAGGCGAAGGCTCCGAGCAGCGAGACCGCGACGAAACCGGGCCATGAGCCGCGCTGGAGGACGCCGAAGGCCAGCCAGCCGAAGACCACGATCGCGATCACCTCGAGCGCCAGGAACACGAGCCGCGCCACCATGAGCGACAGGAGGTAATCGCTGCGTCGCATCGGCGTCGCGACCATGCGCTTGAGCAGCTTGAGCTGCCGGGCATTGGCGATCGGGAAGCCGACGCCCCACATCCCGGTGCCGAGCAGATTGAGACCGATCAGGCCGGGGATCAGGAAGTCGATGTAGCGGGACCCCGGCCGCATGCGGGTGTCGGAGCGCAGCGACAGGCGGTCCTCCCGGCCCGCGGCGCGCTCGAGCGCGTCCTTCACGGTGAGCTGGGCGAGGCGCGTCTCGGGACGGCTCGGATCGTAGA
The sequence above is a segment of the Candidatus Eisenbacteria bacterium genome. Coding sequences within it:
- a CDS encoding ABC transporter permease, coding for MSEPRGAPRPALLELSRTRMLAFIREPEAIFWVFAFPILLALALGIAFRNQGTPRSEVVIAAGTGDGALRRALERSPDLSVSILAPVDADAALRRGKAQVVVRPGDPPTLIYDPSRPETRLAQLTVKDALERAAGREDRLSLRSDTRMRPGSRYIDFLIPGLIGLNLLGTGMWGVGFPIANARQLKLLKRMVATPMRRSDYLLSLMVARLVFLALEVIAIVVFGWLAFGVLQRGSWPGFVAVSLLGAFAFSALGLLVACRARTIEAVSGLMNVVMMPMWLLSGSFFSADRFPAFLQPFIRALPLTAANDAYRALMNEGATFAQVSPQLGVLLAWTVVSFALALAWFRWD